Genomic window (Desulfofundulus luciae):
GGAAAAACCGCATTTTCCGCAAAACCTGGCTCCCTGTCCGGCAAGTGCTCCGCAGTTTGGACATGCTTTAGCGCCAGCTGATAATAGAGAGGCGCCACAGTGAGGACAAAACCTGGCTTTGGATTTGTCTACTTCTTTTTTGCATTCCGGGCAAAGGATCACCAAGCAATCCTCCCTTTTTAAATATTCCCCTGGCGAAAAATTTTCGGGCCATTTTTTAAGATAAGCATTATGATCCAGATAATATGCCTTCTACTGGAGGGCATAGAGGTAGCCGTCTTCACTCACGGCGTAGATCGTGCCACCAGCTATAGCCAGGGGGTAAAGCGCGCTGTCTCCCGTTTTAAACCGCCACTTTTCCTGGCCAGTTTTACTGTCCAGGGCATAGAAGTAGCCGTCAGCACAACCGAAGTAGACCGTGCCGCCGGCTATGGCCGGGGAGGCTTCCACACTGCCTTCTGCTTTAAACCGCCACTTTTCCTGGCCGGTTTTGCTGTCCAGGGCAATAAGGCGGCAGCCGTCTCCAGTGCCGAAGTAAACCGTATCACCGGATATGACCGGTAAAGAAACCACCCCGCCTTCTGTTTTAAACCGCCACTTCACCTTGGGAGGTTGCTCGATCCCCCTGGAAGAAAAAACGCCGGTACGGTGCGGATTGCCTTGAAACATTGCCGCACTGGCGTCCGCCCAGGCAGCCGCCCACTTCCCGTTGTTTTTCTCCAATCCAATAGTACAGATGCAGTCGCCATCCTCTGTTACCAGTTCCACATCAACTTTTTGTTTATCGTGTTCCACCACCTTATAAGCAAACGTTGTATCCTCGGCCATGGTTAACCCGGCGTTGATTGCCTCCGTGATAAACTCGCTGTCATTTGCGCATAATTTTGCAGCTTTTTCCGGATTATTCTCCTTAACGCTGG
Coding sequences:
- a CDS encoding outer membrane protein assembly factor BamB family protein, which translates into the protein MAYCPECGAKNEDGAKFCGSCGKALDALPAAALPGRKGFPFAVVIALVLVVAVAVVAFAVWQGRKNNPEALAKSLVASVKENNPEKAAKLCANDSEFITEAINAGLTMAEDTTFAYKVVEHDKQKVDVELVTEDGDCICTIGLEKNNGKWAAAWADASAAMFQGNPHRTGVFSSRGIEQPPKVKWRFKTEGGVVSLPVISGDTVYFGTGDGCRLIALDSKTGQEKWRFKAEGSVEASPAIAGGTVYFGCADGYFYALDSKTGQEKWRFKTGDSALYPLAIAGGTIYAVSEDGYLYALQ